A window from Dehalobacter sp. encodes these proteins:
- a CDS encoding MinD/ParA family protein, protein MNQPQFFAGQKLNFTTNSELFHDIYTAEIKNVFPDRLELAITLHKGYLLLIPIGTVIRWLVSDSKIVLTSEVISRQPAQQSWCVTIPTVQRQQKKSRVIAIGSGKGGVGKTSLTINLSMALSQLGKRVIILDADIGMANVELLLKLNNPLNLTHVLKGECTLKDILTPGPGGIKLLPGSSGISSLTNLSPLQFNRIISGFADLEGECDIFLIDTGAGISEVVLKFLEAADDLLLITTTEPHAMMDTYGLTKALAYRNSNIRPYLVINRCEDEAEAIKCCETFKKASSKYLKLQPELLGWIYDDKKVTKSLKSQNPLFLSQPNSEYAVKVLSIAKTLLGKRVTHERSTGILSFINKIKRNFA, encoded by the coding sequence ATGAATCAGCCACAATTCTTTGCAGGACAAAAACTTAATTTTACGACAAACTCCGAATTATTTCACGACATCTATACTGCAGAAATAAAGAATGTATTCCCTGACCGCTTGGAATTGGCAATCACTTTACATAAAGGTTATCTGCTGCTGATCCCGATTGGTACCGTGATACGCTGGCTGGTCTCCGATTCGAAAATCGTCCTTACATCCGAAGTGATTTCCCGGCAGCCCGCTCAGCAGAGTTGGTGCGTTACGATTCCAACTGTCCAGAGACAGCAAAAAAAATCCAGAGTCATTGCGATCGGCAGCGGTAAGGGCGGAGTTGGTAAAACTTCACTCACCATCAATTTGAGTATGGCTTTAAGCCAGCTTGGTAAAAGAGTTATCATCCTTGATGCCGATATTGGGATGGCCAATGTCGAATTATTGTTGAAATTGAATAATCCGCTGAACCTTACCCATGTCCTGAAAGGAGAGTGCACCTTAAAGGACATTCTGACTCCCGGCCCGGGAGGAATTAAGCTTCTGCCGGGTTCAAGCGGCATTTCATCGTTAACAAATCTCAGTCCTCTTCAGTTTAACCGTATCATATCCGGATTTGCGGATCTGGAAGGTGAATGTGATATCTTTCTGATCGATACCGGAGCGGGTATTTCGGAAGTCGTACTTAAATTTTTGGAGGCGGCGGATGACCTGCTGCTGATTACCACCACAGAACCGCACGCGATGATGGATACATACGGACTGACCAAAGCGCTGGCGTACCGCAATTCGAATATCCGTCCTTACCTGGTGATCAATCGCTGTGAAGATGAAGCTGAAGCGATAAAGTGCTGTGAAACATTTAAGAAAGCTTCGTCCAAGTATCTCAAGTTGCAGCCGGAACTGCTTGGCTGGATTTATGATGACAAAAAAGTCACAAAATCCTTAAAGAGTCAAAACCCCTTATTTTTATCCCAGCCTAATTCTGAATATGCAGTTAAGGTCCTCAGCATCGCCAAAACGCTTCTTGGGAAAAGAGTCACCCATGAAAGGTCCACGGGAATCTTGTCTTTTATCAATAAAATTAAAAGAAATTTTGCCTAG